The Drosophila nasuta strain 15112-1781.00 chromosome 2L, ASM2355853v1, whole genome shotgun sequence genome window below encodes:
- the LOC132785906 gene encoding uncharacterized protein LOC132785906, with product MHTQKESHCLAKSLHQRESYSLAKSPHQKLDWSQISPYDVIQMKNCKLFKFRKSEMYPSIRPHMVLDWSKITPCDLMRLQNCKAFDFKKRERYPSIKPPVSLCDPEWTAEWLANAVEDQGCRKLFNMENDDVVEIWKQSPQKDTLGFYGVGSDIQTPEAVQYNQVVSKCLRKVRASKLKNRNNVSNIYKFSQKPPKASRNLILNRCLLESKLAEMPKVQQNLHPSTALKWLHCPNSTYNPFEKTQHGFKPVCQGKFAARRKQVYCNLKYEIPEKRFTEFEWMKYGQDPNLNDEKFKKEMELLERVLDNEPKSYDELYSQLVSCFEKEYNRDPLSESYYKCCQQYLKNKEQFGFSADDGASGGALGEGLGGGYGDEWDQSSGDKANAVKGAKNMGVNFGDFGLALSSSGLFREGGAQAEEFGTGDAGLGGSGNISSKGGASSKALEIGGASSKTLGATNLKALGPTSSKALDLKATSSKALEIGGASSKTLGLGGTNSGNLQAAGAKSEGFGAAGLSRVEVKKKRGKSNSRVPVKGDRSSKMGAADHGDIKNKKKGEAKTEKAAGIKKNGVNHVGNMLGKVSKSKKESIKKTTVETKTKATTSLNDLDIIEHRFLTEDRESSDPLVLHKSLGKLNSFSSDFPRGSLSSSLFWKKTSSDTGDEKRKAKRRKTKDTSVKGGSRRGGVLKGKSIEKRGKGKHQKEVSCEEPLLEQKAKNPNEDCPCEICESLYQRKSDAPFIVQMLREQKQRQLIEYHQRLCRQANELWQPPNYLAPQHKCDDIECEEYFNLNPKIAQLFDRLNALKDLQKLLCPKHDDDKYQVFFKVQNLKDRLCWRLNQLL from the coding sequence ATGCATACACAAAAAGAATCTCACTGTTTAGCAAAAAGTCTTCATCAACGAGAATCCTATTCTTTAGCGAAAAGTCCACATCAAAAGTTAGATTGGAGTCAGATAAGTCCTTACGATGTgattcaaatgaaaaactgtAAGCTATTTAAATTTCGCAAGAGCGAAATGTATCCCAGCATTAGACCTCATATGGTGCTTGATTGGAGCAAAATTACACCCTGCGATTTGATGCGgttgcaaaactgcaaggcttttgattttaaaaaacGCGAAAGATATCCCAGTATCAAGCCACCAGTGTCGCTTTGCGATCCTGAGTGGACAGCTGAATGGTtagcaaatgctgtcgaagATCAGGGTTGTCGTAAGCTATTCAACATGGAGAACGACGACGTTGTAGAAATATGGAAACAAAGTCCACAAAAAGATACGCTCGGCTTCTACGGAGTTGGCTCTGATATTCAGACACCGGAGGCCGTGCAATATAATCAAGTGGTGTCCAAGTGCTTAAGAAAAGTTCGAGCCTCTAAATTGAAGAATAGAAATAATGTTTCTAATATCTATAAATTTTCACAAAAGCCTCCCAAGGCATCCCGCAATTTAATACTCAATCGCTGCTTGCTGGAGTCTAAACTGGCAGAGATGCCAAAAGTTCAGCAAAACCTCCATCCAAGCACAGCCCTCAAATGGCTACATTGCCCCAATTCAACATATAATCCATTTGAAAAAACCCAACATGGTTTTAAGCCTGTTTGTCAGGGAAAGTTTGCTGCTAGGAGGAAGCAAGTTTATTGCAATTTGAAGTATGAAATTCCTGAGAAGAGATTCACAGAATTTGAATGGATGAAATACGGACAAGATCCAAATTTAAATGATGAAAAATTCAAGAAGGAGATGGAGCTATTGGAAAGGGTTCTAGATAACGAGCCAAAGAGCTACGATGAGCTTTACTCTCAATTGGTATCTTGTTTTGAAAAGGAGTACAATCGAGATCCTCTATCAGAGTCTTATTATAAGTGCTGTCagcaatatttaaagaataaagaGCAATTTGGTTTCAGCGCAGATGATGGGGCAAGTGGAGGCGCATTGGGAGAAGGTCTTGGCGGTGGATATGGTGACGAATGGGATCAATCAAGTGGTGACAAAGCGAACGCTGTTAAAGGTGCAAAAAATATGGGTGTTAACTTTGGGGACTTCGGATTAGCATTGTCAAGTTCAGGACTCTTTAGAGAAGGTGGTGCACAAGCCGAAGAGTTTGGAACAGGAGACGCAGGCTTAGGAGGCTCTGGAAATATCAGCTCAAAAGGAGGTGCCAGCTCAAAAGCCCTAGAAATAGGAGGCGCCAGCTCAAAAACTCTCGGAGCCACCAACTTAAAAGCTCTCGGACCCACCAGCTCAAAAGCCTTAGACCTAAAGGCCACAAGCTCAAAAGCCCTAGAAATAGGAGGTGCCAGCTCAAAAACCTTAGGACTGGGAGGAACCAACTCTGGAAATCTACAAGCGGCAGGTGCAAAATCCGAAGGCTTTGGAGCAGCAGGTTTAAGTAGAGTTGAAGTTAAAAAAAAGCGAGGCAAAAGCAACTCTCGTGTTCCTGTTAAAGGCGATAGATCTTCTAAAATGGGAGCTGCTGATCACGGCGATATcaagaataaaaagaaaggAGAGGCGAAGACTGAGAAGGCAGCAGGCATTAAGAAGAATGGGGTTAACCATGTCGGAAATATGCTCGGTAAAGTGTCTAAATCAAAAAAGGAatccataaaaaaaacaactgtgGAAACGAAAACCAAAGCTACAACTAGTTTAAATGATCTTGATATAATAGAGCATAGATTTCTCACTGAAGACAGGGAATCTAGTGATCCCTTAGTTTTACATAAGTCGCTAGgtaaattgaattcattttcgTCCGATTTTCCCAGGGGATCTTTAAGCTCATCtttattttggaaaaaaacATCCAGCGATACCGGAGATGAAAAGCGCAAGGCCAAAcgtagaaaaacaaaagatacTAGTGTGAAAGGTGGTTCACGAAGAGGAGGTGTACTTAAGGGGAAATCAATAGAAAAACGAGGCAAAGGTAAACATCAGAAAGAAGTCTCATGCGAGGAACCGCTTCTcgagcaaaaagcaaaaaatccAAACGAAGACTGTCCTTGTGAGATCTGCGAATCTTTATATCAGCGCAAAAGTGACGCACCTTTTATTGTTCAAATGCTGCGAGAGCAAAAGCAGCGTCAATTAATCGAGTATCACCAGCGATTGTGTCGTCAGGCAAATGAGTTGTGGCAACCGCCCAATTATCTAGCTCCACAGCACAAATGCGATGATATCGAGTGCGAGGAATACTTCAACTTGAATCCCAAAATTGCCCAGCTCTTTGATCGTTTGAATGCTTTAAAGGATTTACAAAAATTGCTGTGTCCCAAACATGACGACGATAAATATCAGGTCTTCTTTAAAGTACAGAATCTGAAGGATCGCCTCTGCTGGCGTCTTAATCAGTTGTTATAA
- the LOC132785890 gene encoding LOW QUALITY PROTEIN: 1-phosphatidylinositol 4,5-bisphosphate phosphodiesterase classes I and II (The sequence of the model RefSeq protein was modified relative to this genomic sequence to represent the inferred CDS: deleted 1 base in 1 codon), with amino-acid sequence MMSAGGTYISTASVEVPQALQDGEKFIKWDDDSGSGTPVTMRVDAKGFFLYWVDQNNELDILDIATIRDVRTGQYAKKPKDAKLRQIVTLGPQDTLEEKTVTICHGSDFVNMTFVNFCCTRRDIAQIWSDGLIKLAYSLAQLNGSAIMFLQKAHTKLCLQVDKSGRIPVKNIIKLFAQNKEDRKRVEKALDVTGLPSGKVDSISVAKFQFEDFYNLYKYLTQRSEVERLFDTICGTDKAKRKCMSIAQLVEFLNKTQRDPRLNEILYPYANPARAKELIQQYEPNKFNAQKGQLSLDGFLRYLMGDDNPIMAPNKLDLCDDMDHPLSHYFINSSHNTYLTGHQLTGKSSVEIYRQCLLAGCRCVELDFWNGRTEEPVIVHGYTFVPEIFAKDVLEAIAESAFKTSEYPVILSFENHCNPRQQAKIANYCREIFGDMLLDKPLDSHPLEPNLDLPPPSMLRRKIIIKNKKKHHHHHHHHHKKPSALGQGTPAASNKLTTANSVDAAAKAASAAAAAANAQQVAAAAQDEGGGAAAGRVLTGAANGDIVSGAGGGGHAPPLQQIRQSSKDSTGSSDSDSSSDDESLPNTTPSLPSGNEPPPEKAQKETEAGAEISALVNYVQPIHFSSFENAEKKNRCYEMSSFDEKQATTLLKERPIEFVNYNKHQLSRVYPAGTRFDSSNFMPQLFWNAGCQLVALNFQTLDLAMQLNLGIFEYNARSGYLLKPEFMRRSDRRLDPFAESTVDGIIAGTVSITVLSGQFLTDKRVNTFVEVDMYGLPADTVRKKFRTKTVRDNGMNPVYDEDPFVFKKVVLPELASIRVAAYEESGKLIGHRVLPVIGLCPGYRHVNLRSEVGQPIALASLFLCVVVKDYVPDDLSNFAEALANPIKYQSELEKRDIQLSVLTDDTDAVANADEDLSKSFVFVQVGGQKKELRPVESLATSPKHRASISTVAALSVEMPADRTDGGRHNDDNVSIVTTGIQHQHSLDQSVTTSIRQVESSQFDVEQVLAEPLEKILDHKSVREKRLEMEKKLESLRKKHDKEKLKIAGQKMSPLDGGKKPKFTITNKLVKRLSNKSLEPGIEVPPCPLDLGDSSEESAGAGELSEEATGSSSLEGTQESRLRYACREYTSQYRELQEKYHEAIYTAAEKVLKNSQTSQMKQLKASLDKVTGEVMHQLQEARRNEVKNLATVHRDRDELVRMKREVASSVVERGVAERVRLKQTFDKRTDELQKTHDAVRNGLAEHRSKARQILDKDAESRSCVSNSGFLVLFHGPHHHGCSAASAASGGAANSTISGNNLTLSLDVGGAVGGGAGGGAMAISPAKSHNSITAASATTEMKT; translated from the exons GACGCTAAGCTGCGACAGATTGTGACGCTGGGGCCACAGGATACGCTCGAGGAGAAGACCGTCACCATTTGCCATGGCTCTGATTTTGTTAACATGACATTTGTCAACTTTTGCTGCACGCGACGGGACATTGCACAG ATCTGGTCGGATGGCCTCATCAAACTGGCCTACAGCCTGGCCCAGCTGAATGGCTCGGCGATTATGTTCCTGCAGAAGGCCCACACAAAGCTCTGTCTGCAGGTGGACAAAAGCGGTCGCATACCAGTGAAAAA CATCATTAAACTTTTTGCGCAGAATAAAGAGGATCGGAAACGTGTCGAGAAGGCGCTGGACGTGACCGGCTTGCCATCGGGCAAAGTCGATAGCATATCGGTGgcgaaatttcaatttgaggACTTTTACAATCTGTACAAATATCTGACGCAGCGTTCCGAAGTCGAACGTCTCTTCGACACCAT TTGTGGCACAGACAAGGCAAAGCGCAAATGCATGTCCATCGCTCAGCTGGTGGAGTTCCTCAACAAGACGCAACGCGATCCGCGCCTCAATGAGATACTCTATCCATATGCAAATCCTGCTCGCGCCAAAGAACTCATTCAACAATACGAGCCCAACAAGTTTAACGCACAAAAGGGCCAACTCAGCTTGGATGGCTTTTTGAG GTATCTCATGGGCGATGATAATCCAATCATGGCGCCCAATAAGCTTGATCTCTGCGATGATATGGATCACCCGCTGTCGCACTACTTCATCAACTCCTCACACAACACCTACCTGACTGGCCATCAGCTGACGGGCAAATCCTCTGTGGAAATATACAGGCAATGCCTTCTCGCCGGCTGCAG ATGCGTCGAGCTAGACTTTTGGAATGGTCGCACCGAGGAGCCAGTCATCGTCCATGGCTACACGTTTGTGCCCGAAATCTTTGCCAAGGACGTGCTTGAGGCCATCGCGGAGAGTGCATTTAAAACATCCGAATACCCTGTGATATTAAGTTTTGAGAATCACTGCAATCCCAGGCAACAG GCGAAAATTGCCAATTATTGCCGCGAAATCTTTGGCGATATGCTGCTGGACAAGCCGCTGGATTCGCATCCGTTGGAACCCAATTTG GATTTGCCACCGCCATCGATGCTGCGTCGCAAGATCATCAtcaagaacaagaagaagcaccatcatcaccatcaccatcatcacAAGAAGCCGTCGGCGTTGGGACAGGGAACGCCAGCTGCCAGCAATAAACTCACAACAGCCAACTCAG TTGATGCGGCAGCCAAGGCGGCTTCAgctgcggcagcagctgccaatGCGCAACAAGTGGCTGCCGCAGCGCAGGACGAAGGAGGCGGAGCGGCGGCAGGACGCGTATTGACAGGCGCCGCAAATGGCGACATTGTCAGcggagcaggaggaggaggacaTGCGCCGCCACTGCAa CAAATCCGACAGAGCTCAAAGGACAGCACTGGCTCCTCCGACTCGGACAGCTCCAGCGACGATGAATCCCTGCCCAATACAACGCCCAGTCTGCCCAGCGGCAACGAGCCACCTCCAGAGAAGGCACAAAAGGAAACCGAGGCGGGTGCCGAGATCTCAGCGCTGGTCAACTACGTGCAGCCTATTCACTTTAGCTCCTTCGAGAATGCAGAAA AGAAGAACCGCTGCTATGAAATGTCCTCGTTTGATGAGAAGCAGGCAACGACGCTGCTCAAGGAGCGACCCATTGAGTTTGTCAACTACAACAAGCATCAGTTGTCGAGAGTTTATCCCGCCGGCACACGCTTCGATAGCTCCAACTTTATGCCGCAACTGTTCTGGAATGCTGGCTGCCAGCTGGTCGCACTCAATTTCCAGACACTCGATCTGGCCATGCAACTAAATCTGGGCATCTTCGAGTACAACGCACGCTCCGGCTATCTGCTAAAGCCAGAGTTCATGCGACGCTCTGACCGACGACTCGATCCCTTCGCCGAGAGCACCGTGGACGGCATCATTGCGGGCACCGTCTCCATCACTGTGCTCTCCGGCCAGTTTCTCACCGACAAGCGTGTCAACACCTTTGTCGAGGTCGATATGTACGGTCTGCCTGCGGATACGGTGCGCAAGAAGTTTCGCACCAAGACAGTGCGCGATAATGGCATGAATCCGGTCTACGATGAGGATCCCTTCGTTTTCAAAAAGGTGGTGCTTCCGGAACTGGCCAGCATTCGTGTGGCAGCCTACGAGGAGAGTGGCAAGTTAATTGGTCATCGAGTGTTGCCCGTGATTGGTCTTTGTCCCGGCTATCGTCATGTGAATCTCCGCTCCGAGGTGGGACAACCCATTGCGCTGGCTTCGCTCTTCTTGTGCGTCGTTGTCAAGGATTATGTGCCCGACGATCTGTCCAACTTTGCCGAGGCGCTGGCCAATCCCATCAAGTATCAGAGCGAGCTGGAGAAGCGCGACATTCAGCTGTCGGTGCTGACCGACGACACGGATGCGGTGGCTAATGCGGATGAGGATCTGTCCAAGTCGT TCGTTTTCGTCCAAGTAGGTGGCCAAAAGAAGGAGCTACGTCCGGTGGAATCGTTAGCCACCTCACCCAAGCATCGCGCCAGCATTTCCACAGTCGCCGCTCTCAGCGTGGAGATGCCCGCCGATCGCACCGATGGCGGACGCCACAACGATGACAACGTATCGATTGTCACAACTGGCATTCAGCATCAGCATTCGCTGGATCAATCCGTGACCACATCCATCAGACAGGTGGAATCCTCGCAGTTTGATGTCGAGCAGGTGTTGGCGGAACCATTGGAGAAAATACTCGATCACAAATCGGTGCGCGAGAAGCGTCTGGAGATGGAGAAGAAGCTTGAATCGCTGCGCAAGAAACACGACAAGGAGAAGCTCAAGATCGCTGGCCAAAAGATGAGTCCCCTCGATGGCGGCAAGAAACCCAAATTCACCATCACCAACAAGCTGGTGAAGCGCCTCAGCAACAAGAGTCT CGAGCCCGGCATCGAAGTTCCCCCCTGCCCTCTCGATCTAGGCGACAGCAGCGAGGAGAGCGCCGGCGCCGGCGAACTCAGCGAAGAGGCTACCGGCTCCAGTAGCCTCGAAGGCACCCAAGAGTCGCGACTCCGCTACGCGTGCCGTGAGTATACATCGCAGTATCGGGAACTGCAGGAGAAGTACCATGAGGCCATCTACACGGCAGCGGAGAAGGTGCTGAAGAACTCGCAGACTAGTCAAATGAAGCAGCTGAAGGCGTCGCTGGACAAGGTGACCGGCGAGGTGATGCATCAGCTGCAGGAGGCGCGACGCAACGAGGTCAAGAACTTGGCCACCGTGCACAGAGATCGCGACGAGCTGGTCAG AATGAAACGAGAGGTGGCCAGCTCTGTGGTGGAGCGAGGCGTAGCAGAACGTGTGCGTCTCAAGCAGACGTTTGACAAGCGCACGGATGAGCTGCAGAAGACGCACGATGCAGTGCGCAATGGTCTCGCAGAACATCGCTCAAAG GCGCGTCAAATACTCGACAAGGATGCGGAATCTCGCAGCTGCGTCTCGAACAGTGGCTTCCTGGTGCTCTTCCATGGGCCGCATCATCATGGCTGTTCAGCAGCATCCGCTGCCTCTGGCGGTGCCGCAAACTCCACAATCTCTGGCAATAATCTCACACTCAGCCTGGATGTTGGCGGTGCCGTCGGCGGTGGTGCTGGCGGTGGTGCCATGGCCATATCCCCGGCCAAATCGCACAATAGCATTACGGCCGCATCGGCGACAACGGAGATGAAGACGTAA
- the LOC132785915 gene encoding uncharacterized protein LOC132785915 yields MRNQKVEEQTLNRLTPYNVMRLQNCKSFKFRKGEMYPNIRPPVSQCSPSHTFTLLSSTMEANGCGPIDPSLLEQTKDNPYADSMPKVPKKLIAPPDYPCRDKERRLHAQVLGDAEMAEKWSKLTPRELIRMHNCKTHVYQKTETYPSIRPPVSRCSVGKTAEWLVDALEDNCCSRLFDMEQDDILDVWKQSPHKHTLSFYGVGPGIPPPEAVVFNKVISKCLDKVNTPKPARETYTSPKLKQKLPSRKTVPCGGLVLNQPLLAVKLSKMPNVKRKLNAKEVLDYLYCSRPANAEVPFLDEKRIGLNAALDMEKPVAKSRHSLRRKHYYCDLKCGLAENKCTDLEWMKYKAAPEPYNEAFKREMEEMEQDIEPEPKNYDELYDELLTCFEDDTNIDPACELYKRCCWKSTQDGSEDGSGNVPTAGGGRVPGRKPPGKSSSRHSGKEEIDQPDKDGHGKLVPEKDKEKPNITIDSPDKTDKDKPDKKPGKQRPDKDKTNDDQLEDEDKPAKGKPHKKPAKDKPHKDDTTKDDSAKPSKDDKDKGKDRDKDKSKDTDKDKSKDKDKSKDKLGYESDDEKGKKPPKKTSKTGDEFVEETIAPPIAPPIAVPIDVPSRDTITDFFKEKPEGHYKKPSKKPSKIWKPPGKKPSIIKKPPKTDEKPAEEPVKDCPCEICEFMRRRFQEPDSPLIIEMKRREKRRQLKEYYRQMCCRQRPQAPQYRAPLHKCDPIECDDTFCLNPKLAEYSDCLDAMYKLQQLLGPKHCIVDNELRFNLEDLKRRICKRFCECL; encoded by the coding sequence ATGCGCAACCAGAAAGTGGAAGAGCAAACCTTAAACCGACTTACGCCCTACAATGTGATGCGTTTGCAAAACTGCAAATCCTTCAAGTTTCGCAAAGGCGAAATGTATCCCAACATCAGGCCACCGGTATCGCAATGCAGCCCCAGCCATACTTTCACCCTGCTATCGTCCACAATGGAAGCCAACGGCTGTGGACCCATCGATCCTTCGTTGCTTGAGCAAACTAAGGATAATCCCTATGCCGATAGCATGCCAAAGGTACCAAAGAAGCTGATTGCGCCGCCAGATTATCCCTGTAGGGATAAAGAGCGGCGACTCCATGCGCAGGTCTTGGGAGATGCAGAAATGGCGGAGAAGTGGAGCAAACTAACGCCCAGAGAACTGATACGTATGCACAACTGCAAGACGCATGTGTATCAGAAAACAGAGACATATCCGTCCATTAGGCCGCCAGTGTCGCGTTGTAGTGTGGGGAAGACGGCCGAGTGGCTGGTCGATGCTCTCGAGGATAATTGTTGTAGCCGCCTGTTCGATATGGAGCAGGACGATATCTTAGACGTGTGGAAGCAAAGTCCGCACAAGCACACTCTTAGTTTTTACGGCGTTGGCCCCGGTATTCCTCCGCCTGAGGCAGTTGTCTTCAATAAGGTAATTTCAAAGTGCCTCGACAAGGTTAACACCCCGAAACCCGCAAGAGAAACGTACACTTCCCCTAAATTAAAGCAGAAACTGCCATCCAGGAAAACTGTGCCGTGCGGCGGCCTGGTGCTAAATCAACCATTGTTGGCTGTGAAGCTCAGTAAGATGCCAAACGTGAAGAgaaaattgaatgcaaaagAAGTGCTCGATTATCTTTACTGCTCGCGTCCTGCAAACGCTGAAGTACCTTTTCTCGATGAGAAGAGGATCGGTTTAAATGCAGCTCTTGATATGGAGAAACCAGTTGCAAAATCACGACATAGTCTTAGGAGGAAGCACTACTATTGTGATTTAAAATGCGGACTTGCCGAGAACAAGTGCACAGATCTCGAGTGGATGAAGTATAAGGCAGCACCTGAGCCATATAATGAGGCCTTTAAACGGGAGATGGAGGAAATGGAGCAGGATATCGAGCCGGAGCCTAAGAATTACGATGAGCTTTATGATGAATTGCTAACTTGTTTTGAGGATGATACAAACATAGATCCTGCATGTGAACTTTATAAACGATGCTGTTGGAAGTCCACTCAAGACGGTTCAGAGGATGGTAGTGGAAATGTGCCCACTGCAGGAGGAGGACGTGTTCCAGGCAGAAAGCCTCCTGGAAAAAGCTCTAGTAGACACAGTGGTAAGGAAGAGATTGATCAACCCGATAAAGATGGGCATGGAAAGCTGGTGCCAGAAAAGGATAAAGAAAAGCCCAATATTACGATAGATAGTCCAGACAAAACAGATAAGGATAAGCCTGATAAGAAGCCCGGCAAACAGAGACCTGATAAAGACAAAACTAATGATGATCAACTAGAGGATGAAGACAAACCAGCTAAGGGAAAACCTCATAAGAAACCCGCTAAAGATAAGCCACATAAAGATGATACTACAAAAGACGATTCGGCGAAACCTTCAAAGGATGATAAGGATAAGGGGAAGGATAGAGATAAAGATAAAAGTAAGGATACAGATAAAGATAAAAGTAAGGATAAAGATAAAAGTAAGGATAAGCTTGGCTACGAGTCGGACGacgaaaaaggcaaaaaaccTCCGAAAAAAACTAGTAAAACAGGTGACGAATTTGTTGAGGAGACAATTGCTCCTCCTATTGCTCCTCCTATTGCAGTCCCTATTGATGTACCGTCAAGGGATACGATCAcagatttttttaaagaaaagcCAGAAGGTCATTACAAGAAACCGTCTAAAAAGCCTTCTAAAATATGGAAACCACCTGGAAAAAAACCAAGTATTATCAAGAAACCCCCGAAGACTGATGAGAAACCAGCTGAGGAGCCCGTCAAGGACTGTCCTTGCGAGATCTGCGAGTTTATGAGACGTCGCTTTCAGGAGCCCGACTCGCCTCTCATTATCGAGATGAAGCGAAGAGAGAAGCGTAGGCAGCTCAAAGAGTATTATAGGCAAATGTGTTGTCGCCAAAGACCTCAGGCTCCTCAGTATCGAGCTCCATTGCACAAATGTGATCCCATCGAGTGCGACGATACGTTTTGCCTTAATCCCAAGCTGGCCGAGTATAGTGACTGCTTGGATGCGATGTATAAGCTGCAACAGCTATTGGGCCCCAAGCATTGCATTGTGGACAATGAGCTGAGGTTCAATCTGGAGGATCTTAAGCGTCGCATCTGTAAACGCTTTTGTGAATGTTTATAG